The Procambarus clarkii isolate CNS0578487 chromosome 92, FALCON_Pclarkii_2.0, whole genome shotgun sequence genomic interval GAACAAAATAGGAAATAAAGCAGGGAACAAAACAGGAAATAAAGCAGGGAACAGAGCAGGAAATAAAGCAGGGAACAGAACAGGAAATAAAGCAGGGAACAGAGCAGGAAATAAAGCAGGGAACAAAACAGGAAATAAAGCAGGGAACAAAACAGGAAATAAAGCAGGGAACAGAACAGGAAATAAAGCAGGGAACAGAGCAGGAAATAAAGCAGGGGACAGAGCAGGAAATAAAGCAGGGAACAGAACAGGAAATAAAGCAGGGAACAGAACAGGAAATAAAGCAGGGAACAAAACAGGAAATAAAGCAGGGAACAGAACAGGAAATAAAGCAGGGAACAAAACAGGAAATAAAGCAGGGAACAGAACAGGAAATAAAGCAGGGAACAAAACAGGAAATAAAGCAGGGAACAGAACAGGAAATAAAGCAGGGAACAAAACAGGAAATAAAGCAGGGAACAGAACAAGAAATAAAGCAGGGAACAGAACAGGAAATAAAGCAGGGAACAGAACAGGAAATAAAGCAGGGAACAGAACAGGAAATAAAGCAGGGAACAGAACAGGAAATAAAGCAGGGAACAGAACAGGAAATAAAGCAGGGAACAGAACAGGAAATAAAGCAGGGAACAGAGCAGGAAATAAAGCAGGGAACAGAACAGGAAATAAAGCAGGGAACAGAACAGGAAATAAAGCAAGGAACAGAGCAGGAAATAAAGCAGGGAACAAAACAGGAAATAAAGCAGAGAACAAAACAGGAAATAAAGCAGGGAACAAAACAGGAAATAAAGCAGGGAACAGAACAGGAAATAAAGCAGGGAACAGAACAGGAAATAAAGCAGGGAACAAAACAGGAAATAAAGCAGGGAACAGAACAGGAAATAAAGCAGGGAACAGAACAGGAAATAAAGCAAGGAACAGAGCAGGAAATAAAGCAGGGAACAAAACAGGAAATAAAGCAGAGAACAAAACAGGAAATAAAGCAGGGAACAAAACAGGAAATAAAGCAGGGAACAAAACAGGAAATAAAGCAGGGAACAGAACAGGAAATAAAGCAGGGAACAGAACAGGAAATAAAGCAGGGAACAGAGCAGGAAATAAAGCAGGGAACAGAACAGGAAATAAAGCAGGGAACAGAACAGGAAATAAAGCAAGGAGTAAAGGAAGGAATAAAGCAGAAAATAAATACGGAATAATTCTGAATAGGAGAAATAAAACAAGCAAGAAAGCAGCGAATAAAGAAGGGAAAAAACAAGGGGGAATAAAATAGAGAATAACGTACTTTAAAGTAATAAAGAGTCCGGACGAACGGAGAGAAGCAGCATTTCGAACACTGCGCCAATTAAAGAGTCCGACCGAACGAAGAGAAGCAGCATTTCGAACACAGTGACAATTAAAGAGTCCGACCGAACGGAGAGAAGCAACATTTCGAACACAGCGACAATTAAAGAGTCCGACCGAACGGAGAGAAGCAGCATTTCGAACACTGCGCCAATTAAAGAGTCCGGCCGAACGGAGAGAAACAACATTTCGAACACTGCGCCAATTAAAGAGTCCGGCCGAACGGAGAGAAGCAGCATTTCGAACACAGTGACAATTAAAGAGTCCGGCCGAAAGGAGAGAAGCAACATTTCGAACACTGCGCCAATTAAAGAGTCCGGCCGAACGGAGAGAAGCAACATTTCGAACACTGCGCCAATTAAAGAGTCCGGCCGAACGGAGAGAAGCAGCATTTCGAACACAGTGACAATTAAAGAGTCCGGCCGAAAGGAGAGAAGCAACATTTCGAACACTGCGCCAATTAAAGAGTCCGGCCGAACGGAGAGAGACAACATTTCGAACACAGCGCCAATTAAAGAGTCCGGCCGAACGGAGAGAAGCAACATTTCGAACACTGCGCCAATTAAAAAGTCCGGCCGAACGGAGAGAAGCAGCATTTCGAACACTGCGCCAATTAAAGAGTCCGGCCGAACGGAGAGAAGCAGCATTTCGAACACAGCGACAATTAAAGAGTCCGGCCGAACGGAGAGAAGCAGCATTTCGAACACAGCGACAATTAAAGAGTCCGGCCGAACGGAGAGAAGCAGCATTTCGAACACTGCGCCAATTAAAGAGTCCGGCCGAACGGAGAGAAGCAGCATTTCGAACACAGCGACAATTAAAGAGTCCGGCCGAACGGAGAGAAGCAGCATTTCGAACACAGCGACAATTAAAGGGTCCGGCCGAACGGAGAGAAGCAGCATTTCGAACACAGCGACAATTAAAGAGTCCCGGCCGAACGGAGAGAAGCAGCATTTCGAACACAGCGACAATTAAAGAGTCCGGCCGAACGGAGAGAAGCAGCATTTCGAACACAGCGACAATTAAAGAGTCCCGGACGAACGGAGAGAAACAACATTTCGAACACAGCGCCAATTAAAGAGTCCGGCCGAACGGAGAGAAGCAGCATTTCGAACACTGCGCCAATTAAAGAGTCCGGCCGAACGGAGAGAAGCAGCATTTCGAACACAGCGACAATTAAAGAGTCCGGCCGAACGGAGAGAAGCAGCATTTCGAACACAGCGACAATTAAAGAATCCCGGCCGAACGGAGAGAAGCAGCATTTCGAACACAGCGACAATTAAAGAGTCCGGCCGAACGGAGAGAAGCAGCATTTCGAACACAGCGACAATTAAAGAGTCCCGGCCGAACGGAGAGAAGCAGCATTTCGAACACAGCGACAATTAAAGAGTCCGGCCGAACGGAGAGAAGCAGCATTTCGAACACAGCGACAATTAAAGAGTCCGGCCGAACGGAGAGAAGCAACATTTCGAACACTGCGCCAATTAAAGAGTCCGGCCGAACGGAGAGAAGCAACATTTCGAACACTGCGCCAATTAAAGAGTCCGGCCGAACGGAGAGAAACAACATTTCGAACACAGCGCCAATTAAAGAGTCCGGCCGAACGGAGAGAAGCAGCATTTCGAACACAGTGACAATTAAAGCGTCCGGCCGAACGGAGAGAAGCAACATTTCGAACACTGCGTCAATTAAAGAGTCCGGCCGAACGGAGAGAAGCAACATTTCGAACACTGCGCCAATTAAAGCGTCCGGCCGAACGGAGAGAAGCAGCATTTCGAACACAGCGCCAATTAAAGAGTCCGGCCGAACGGAGAGAAACAACATTTCGAACACTGCGCCAATTAAAGAGTCCGGCCGTACGGAGAGAAGCAGCATTTCGAACACTGCGCCAATTAAAGCGTCCGGCCGAACGGAGAGAAGCAGCATTTCGAACACTGCGCCAATTAAAGAGTCCGGCCGAACGGAGAAGCAGCATTTGGAACACTAGGGGTAATTAAGAGTGTGTCGGGCCATAACTCCAGCTAAGAGCTTGGGACGTAGCATAATCAGAGACAAAATACCTCAGACAGCGAGCTATCTATCTTGGCAGCGTCTTTTATTTAATAGACAAATTATCAGACGGGAGTGTGTCATTATTTGAGACAAGGAGTGGTtgttggggcggggggggggggggagtgtttggttatatattggtgtgtgtgtgtgtgtgtgtgtgtgtgtgtgtgtgtgtgtgtgtgtgtgtgtgtgtgtgtgtgtgtgtgtgtgtgtgtgtgtgtgtgtatgtgtgtgtgtgcatgtgcatgTAACACTAAcaactgtgtaactagcttcacaagattgtcacttgcttagttaaatgaaCTATGGCTACAGTTCCTgtaccaattatgtgcctctgtaatccttttccccaccgcccacgggatgggtatggggtgcataataaataaaagaaCTGGAAAAAAAAACGGAAATTCAGAGTCCTTTCAGCAAACGTAGTAAATATTTGATGAAACAATTGTGCActactttaaaaaaaaattagacaTGTCCCACCAAAAAGtggcggaccaaccgggctgttgtggatatgtgggcctgcaggccgctccaagcaacagcctggtggaccaagttatcaagcGTGGCCCCACGTTAGGCTTGGGAAGCAGAACTCCTAGAACCTACATCAGGTATACCCTTGGGATAAACCGTTCCTTTTCAATTGTCTCACAATTCGCGTCCTAACCAGCCTCTCAaacatcttgtagaaactggtcgtTAATACGAGTGAAGTAtcaccactctgacacttaacACCTCCTCCCCTACACCTCCTCCCTTACACCTCCTCCCTTACACCTCCTCCCCTACACCTCCTCCCTTACACCTCCTCCCCTACACCTCCTCCCCTACACCTcctcccctccacctcctcccctacaccTCCTCCCCTACGCCTCCTCCCCTACACCTGCTCCCTTACACCTCCTCCCTTACACCTCCTCCCTTACACCTCCTCCCTTACACCTCCTCCCCTACACCTCCTCCCCTACACCTCCTCCCTTACACCTcctcccctccacctcctcccttacacctcctcccctccacctcctcccttacacctcctcccctacacctcctcccctccacctcctcccttaCACCTCCTCCCCTACACCTCCTCCCTTACACCTCCTCCCCTACACCTcctcccctccacctcctcccttaCACCTCCTCCCCTACACCTCCTCCCTTACACCTCCTCCCCTACACCTcctcccctccacctcctcccttaCACCTCCTCCCCTACACCTCCTCCCTTACACCTCCTCCCCTACACCTcctcccctccacctcctcccttaCACCTCCTCCCCTACACCTCCTCCCTTACACCTcttcccctccacctcctcccttaCATCTCCTCCCCTACACCTCCTCCCCTACACCTCCTCCCTTACACCTCCTCCCTTACACCTCCTCCCCTACACCTCCTCCCCTACACCTCCTCCCTTACACCTCCTCCCTTACACCTCCTCCCCTACACCTCCTCCCTTACACCTCCTCCCTTACACCTCCTCCCTTACACCTCCTCCCCTACACCTCCTCCCTTACACCTCCTCCCTTACACCTCCTCCCTTACACCTcctcccctccacctcctcccttaCACCTCCTCCCCTACACCTCCTCCCTTACACCTcctcccctccacctcctcccttaCACCTCCTCCCTTACACCTCCTCCCTTACACCTCCTCCCTTACACCTCCTCCCTTACACCTCCTCCCTTACACCTcctcccctccacctcctcccttaCACCTCCTCCCCTACACCTCCTCCCTTACACCTCCTCCCTTACACCTCCTCCCCTACACCTCCTCCCTTACACCTCCTCCCCTACACCTcctcccctccacctcctcccttaCACCTCCTCCCTTACACCTCCTCCCTTACACCTCCTCCCCTACACCTCCTCCCTTACACCTCCTCCCTTACACCTCCTCCCTTACACCTCCTCCCTTACACCTCCTCCCCTACACCTCCTCCCTTACACCTcttcccctccacctcctcccttaCACCTCCTCCCCTACACCTCCTCCCTTACACCTCCTCCCCTACACCTCCTCCCTTACACCTCCTCACTTACACCTCCTCCCCTACACCTCCTCCCTTACACCTCCTCACTTACACCTCCTCCCCTACACCTCCTCCCTTACACCTCCTCCCTTACACCTCCTCCCTTACACCTCCTCCCTTACACCTCCTCCCTTACACCTcctcccctccacctcctcccttaCACCTCCTTCCCTACACCTCCTCCCTTACACCTCCTCACTTACACCTcctcccctccacctcctcccttaCACCTCCTCCCTTACACCTCCTCCCTTACACCTCCTCCCTTACACCTCCTCCCTTACACCTCCTCCCCTACACCTCCTCCCTTACACCTCCTCCTTTACACCTCCTCCCTTACACCTCCTCCCCTACACCTCCTCCCCTACACCTCCTCCCCTACACCTCCATCCCCACCACCCTTGCCCATAACATGCTGCCCCAGCACCCCATCTCCCTCAAGGTAAGGggcgagggaaggaaggaaggtgtgGGTCGGGCTGGGAAAGGAAGATGGAGAAGAGAGGACAGGTGACTATCAAGAGGACAAGAGCAGGAAGATAGGAGGCAGGAGAGGCGGCTAACACGGTTGTGCAGGGCTGGTCCTCTGGTGATAACAGCTGACGGCTCAGGGACTTCACAAGGAGCCAGATTACACAGTTTTATTGCGCTCCTCGCCCGCCCGCCCTCTTGGATTTGAATTTGCATTTAACAgcgtgtgggtgtactcacctagctgtgcttgcgagggggttgagctctggctctttggtcccgcctctcaactggtgtacaggttcctgagcctattgggctctatcatatctacatttgaaactgtgtatggagtcagcctccaccacatcactgcctaatgcattccatttataaaCTACTCTGTtagtgaaaaagttctttctaatgtctctgcggctcatgtgggtactcagcctccacctgtgtccccttgttcgtgtaccactcgtgttaaataatccatccttgtctaccctgtcaattccctgagaatttcaccacttgcgctggacggtctcgcttcatgcagatcgacgttcaatccccgaccgtccaaggggttaggcaccattccgtcctcccgtcccatcccaaatccttatcctgaccccttccagggGCTATAcattcgtgatggcttggcgctttccccctgatagttccctcccctttCCCTGAGGGAAGGGTGAGGCAACCATCAACATGAAGTGCTTGTACAAGGTAAACAATGTACCAGAAATGTATCCATTTTCATGTAATAAGCAACAGTATTTTCGTGAAACGATAATATtaattgcagtctccgtggtgtagtggtaagacactcgcctggcgttccgcgagcgctatgtcatgggttcgtatcctggccggggaggatttactgggcgcaattccttaactgtagcctctgtttaacgcaacagtaaaatgtgtacttggatgaaaaaacgattcttcgcggcaggggatcgtattccagggacctgcctgaaacgctacgcgtactagtggctgtacaagaatgtaacaactcttgtatatatctcaaaaaaaaaaaaattagcaaataactaGATGTGGTACCCGGTGGTgctcgggtctctctctctcctacacacacacacatgtcgcaTATGTTAacaccaacccatcctccgaattgacagtacgatttaatactaagtgtaataagtacactttcttactgtcataaacagtgcataattgtacttatggggctgttacatttacccaactccctcccccgatttaattttcctcgttttctgttaagacactcagaattttaggatgaagttttcaatttcaatttgcagcacacaagttttaaatatcaggaatttctttttcaggtttattaaacaatatagattttatacaaaattttaaaatatcctgagttactttacaatttattgatatattttagttttgttttattagttttataaaactataatatcaatatagctataagttaagtactaattgtaattaagaagcaataaaattattatcttcaaaaactaagacggttaggtgaggttgtggttttctatttagtttttcaggtaaactcaaatattcacaatatatttgacagtacgatttaatactaagtgaaaataagtaccatttttggaggacgtgtTTGTTAACACAGATTATTTGTGATATTTTCGGTATTTACGTCACTAAAGTTTTCTATAATTGAATGATAAACATTTCCTTGTCTCaatagcagagagagagagagagagagagagagagagagagagagagagagagagagagagagagagagagagagagagagagagagagagagagagagagagagagagagaatcaagaTATAAcccccacccctgccaccccccccccctccccacccccctccgTAAAACTGGTGGCTGGCTGGGAGCGGATCATTGGTATCATTAGGGCTGACGAACCCCGTTCGCGACAAATCCGTGTTTGTTTATCCCCAGCGGAGACCTTTCAAGCCGGACACAAAGCCGGCTCTCCGGGCCTGCACATGACTCTTCAATTGTGGCTGCAGGCTTGAGCCCCGACACTCCCTCTTTACTAGAGATTGATCATGTCTTGAGCAAATAATACTAACTTCTGTGGAGCTGTTTAACATGATATGTGATTTAAAGCAGCTGTTTCTGTGCTGTTTATATGAATTAGTTTTCTGCTAAAGCTTTTTATTGGATATTATCTAAGTTGTTTATAAGGTCTTTGACCAAACCGTTTGGTGAGGGGTACTAACGAGAACAGTGAAGTAGTTAGCAGGTATGTGTTAGGTAGTTAACAGGCTTGTTAGGTAAGTGTTTTACACCTCTGGCTTCGCCTCTACTGCTTTCGCGTCTAGGCCTACGGAAAATTGTAATGGGAAATCTGTAGTTTGTGCACATAAGAATAGGAGGTAAGACAGAAAaagctctccctcaccccctcccttaatacactctcctccccccccctccccccagtacACACTCCCCCAATTGGGAGATAATTACGCCCAATATCCGTTATACTCGATAACGTGTAACCTTGAAATACCCCTGATTAACATATCTGATCAATGcccctgatatatatatacatgatcaATACTCTCCTGATTTACATATATGATCAATATACCTGATTTACATGTGATGAATACATCTTATTTACATGTCTAATCAATACCCCCTGACTTACCTATCTGATCAATACCAATCAAACTGAAACCAACTTTTTAATTATCAGCCTTCACGTGGTCTAAATCATAACTACCCTACGAGCGCACGTAACTACGACACGTTCGCCTCTAATTACTCCCCAGCCCAACCACTGactactcaccccccccccacactaattAACACGAGAAGAACAATTAAACCATAAATATGTATAGCAATAACTACCCTATCAACATATGTATCCATCTCGTTATTAACCCCCTAACTGTCATCAATATAAATAACATCAAATTGCCTCTCTAACAACCTGGGCCACACTGAACAACCGTAGTTAAGAGGCTTTGTCTATCAACACACAAAACACTGTTAAATTACCGAGCAATACACAATTACCTGTAATTTCAACGTATCAAATCTAACAgacctaaaacacacacacacacacacacacacacacacacacacacacacacacacacacacacacacacacacacacacacacacacacacagcctggaggctgactccatgcacagcttcaagtgtagatatgatagagcccaataggctcaggaatctgtacacctgttgattgacggttgagaggcgggactaaagagccggagctcaacccccgcaagcacaattaggtaaattacttaagtacacacacacacacacacacacacacacacaaaacacacacccctcccaaaacacacacacacatcacaagatAGCTGGCCATCGCTCCAGGAGGGGAGAAGATCAAGGAAGacatctactgtgtgtgtgtaagatatCATGTGGCTCCACCATATCAAGGCTACTAAGTGGTGAGTAGAACATCAAACAGCCACACCATGGCCGCTAACTACCCTCGGCTTGTCACCCCTGGCCAGTGAACAGCCTGCAGCTCGTTACAGGGCTGACGGCTTGGGAGAGCGTGAGAGGTCTGTGATGTAATATACCTGGGTGACTTGTAATCAGCGTGCTGGCGCGCATAATCTCCGTCAGGGTAATGTGGGGTCACCCAGATTGTAATCAAGGGGTCAACAGTACAATTAGGGGTCGTCTGAGGGACCTGTtagtgagggggggtgggggggggggtgggggggtggggggggggggggtatatgttTGACACGCACACACATGAAAGCCCAACCTGTTCCCCATCGTTAAGGGGATGTTTAACTGTATTGGGtagttagttgttgttgttgatcaGGGAACAGTTATGGAGGTCACAAGGAATATATCTTACACATATTAATTATCCAATGTGCTTGTAATCTCCCATCTCTCCTTCTCAGTCAAAGTGCCCAAGATATCAACTGGGAGATCATACCTTCCTCGGCGCTAGAGTGGCCATAACCCCGCGCCTCGAACACTTGTCCCCATCAAAACAGGCCATATACCGGGGCCCCAGAGAGGCGCTAATCACCTGCGAGGGAAGGAGCGTGCCTGGCGCCCCTTGGGGACGCCCAACGCGTGAGATTCTCCTATTGGCAGTCTATCATTTGCCTGCACCAAGTGCCAGTCTTGTTGATTTTATCATCGGCGGGGGATTGTGTGGGTAACGTGGCCACTTTTTGTCCAGGTTCCATTACCTTAATTCTGGTCCTTCATTCACCTTACTggacctccccctcttcctcccttcctgccttCCCTAGCCCCTATATTAGGGTAGGggcttgtggtggggggggggggggggaatgggactCTGGAGGGGGGACGTAGGGTAGGGGGAGTCAATAGGGGAAGGGTGGGAGGCTATGAAG includes:
- the LOC138359657 gene encoding S-antigen protein-like, with the translated sequence MPHEDILEKTLSVDKALEEAPGVSYRQEIKQGTEQEIKQGTEQEIKQGTEQEIKQGTKQEIKQGTKQEIKQGTEQEIKQGTEQEIKQGTEQEIKQGTEQEIKQGTEQEIKQGTKQEIKQGTEQEIKQGTKQEIKQGTEQEIKQGTKQEIKQGTEQEIKQGTKQEIKQGTEQEIKQGTEQEIKQGTEQEIKQGTEQEIKQGTEQEIKQGTEQEIKQGTEQEIKQGTEQEIKQGTEQEIKQGTEQEIKQGTEQEIKQGTKQEIKQRTKQEIKQGTKQEIKQGTEQEIKQGTEQEIKQGTKQEIKQGTEQEIKQGTEQEIKQGTEQEIKQGTKQEIKQRTKQEIKQGTKQEIKQGTKQEIKQGTEQEIKQGTEQEIKQGTEQEIKQGTEQEIKQGTEQEIKQGVKEGIKQKINTE